The Brassica napus cultivar Da-Ae chromosome C7, Da-Ae, whole genome shotgun sequence genomic interval TTGTCGTTGATCCAGACGGTGGCAATCTCCGGCGTATTCTCAGCCGTCTCTTGCTGGTGAATGATTGCTTTCATCTCTAGCTTTCGTCTTTTCTATTCCGTCTATTTAGTGTCCATACTGTCTTTTGTTAACTCGCATAGGTATGGATTCATGTTCGGTAGAGAATCGGCCAGAAAAGAGCTCGGCGGCTTGATCGAAGAACTCCGTCGCGGAGATCCAGAATCTTCTTCTCCTCCCCATTCGTGAGCTAAGTACTCCAATTTCCCAGACGCTTCGATTCGGAGAAAGAATCTCTTAGTTTTGATTTCGATTGTTCCATTTAAGTTTTCCAGAATGTTGATGATAGTTTCTTGCACTCTGGTCTGAGCAATTACTGTATAAACTATGTGTTATCAAATCGTTTCGAGTTAATTCAAAGTATGAAAGATCGGAGTTACTATACAATTCAGTTCATTGAAATGCATATTGATCGAGGATAAGAGATTGTGATAAGATtatatgagaaagaaaaaaatgcatATTATTTGAGATTGGAGTTTGAAGATGAAAAGTTCATAAGCATATTACACAGTCATATAAAGTGtacatcatcttctctttgccCAGATCCAGAATTGTGCAACATTCTAAAGCTTTTTTAACACTAATACTCTggtttgctctctctctctctctctctctctgtcatCTCTAttgtttattataattatataccaCACACACACTATATGTACCTATGTGGAGTGGGAAATCTACACTAGAGCGACTTCCTCAACCGTCTCAGAGATCTTGCTTCCCACAAATCCACCAACATAAAGATCACTCCCCGTTGTGTCTTCCTCAGAGAGTCTCCTCCCATGTCCACCTTCCTTCATGTTCTTCACAAACTCCACCAGCTGCTGCCAGTTCTGACCCTCGAAAAGCCTCTTGTTCATCCTTAGGTACGTAAACGCGGTCAACCCGTTCCCCGAATCCGACCTGTTGGTTGCGACCACTTGCCCGAACGCGCTCGAGTCGTATCTCTCCAACGCGTTCTCCCCCGCTAGCTCGGTTCCAGCCTGCCTCGTTGCGTTCTGCACTTGCTTGACCAGACCTTCAGGGGAGCAGTTCGCGTGCTCGGGCTGTTCGCCGTCTTTCATCTCCATGCAGGTGAAGTTTAGCACGACGCCGTGTTTGTTGAACATCTTGGCTATTGGGAGATACCCGTCGTGGTTTCTTGTGTTGAAGTAACCTGCGGTTAGCTCGGCGGCGTGTGACCTTGTGTTGTAGTGCCAGTGGATCCCTGCTACTTTTCCTGATAGCTTAGCTCCGGAGCCTTGGAAGATTGCTTTGGCTGAAGACAGGAGCTTGTCTCCGTGCTCTAGTAGCTTCCCGGAGTACCATTCCATGAAGAACTTTCCGTACTCGCTGTTCCATGTTCCGTCTCTCCTGAAAAACTCAGTGTCTTCTGGGAGGTTCTTGTACTCGCCGGCGTCGTGAGGTCCACTTGTTCCCCAGTTTGTTTTCCCTATTGATTCAGCATATGCCTGAAGCGACGATTTCATATACTGCAAACCAAGAGCTCAAGGCTTAGTAAGCATTAAACTATACACAATCTCCTGACTAATGTTTTCTTATGAGTTCAAGGCTTAGTTTACCTTGTCATAGCACTGGAACTCTCCAATTCCAGGGAACCTCCATGTCCCATTGCTCTCAGGGTATGATGGGTATCTCAATTCTCCACAAGGTCCCATTCCCACTTGAATTTCctgaaacacaagaaaaaaTGTTGACACAACTTGATTAGGATACTGTATCAGTTCATGTGTCTCAAATGAGTCTAGATTTGTGCTTACCGCAATAACTCCTCCTATGTAATTATCGAATCTTTCACGGAAGCTCCTCATGAAATCTGAGTAGACCT includes:
- the LOC106445059 gene encoding uncharacterized protein LOC106445059, with the protein product MQTSLSLIQTVAISGVFSAVSCWYGFMFGRESARKELGGLIEELRRGDPESSSPPHS
- the LOC106445054 gene encoding beta-amylase 3, chloroplastic, producing MELTLNSSSSLIKRKDAKSSRTQENSSNMSFAKTKPPTYQFQAKSSVKEMKFTHEKTYKPESETTERWEKLHVLSYPHPKNDSSVPVFVMLPLDTVTMSGHLNKPRAMNASLMALKGAGVEGVMVDAWWGLVEKDGPMKYNWEGYAELIQMVQKHGLKLQVVMSFHQCGGNVGDSCSIPLPPWVLEEISKNPDLVYTDKSGRRNPEYISLGCDSVPVLRGRTPIQVYSDFMRSFRERFDNYIGGVIAEIQVGMGPCGELRYPSYPESNGTWRFPGIGEFQCYDKYMKSSLQAYAESIGKTNWGTSGPHDAGEYKNLPEDTEFFRRDGTWNSEYGKFFMEWYSGKLLEHGDKLLSSAKAIFQGSGAKLSGKVAGIHWHYNTRSHAAELTAGYFNTRNHDGYLPIAKMFNKHGVVLNFTCMEMKDGEQPEHANCSPEGLVKQVQNATRQAGTELAGENALERYDSSAFGQVVATNRSDSGNGLTAFTYLRMNKRLFEGQNWQQLVEFVKNMKEGGHGRRLSEEDTTGSDLYVGGFVGSKISETVEEVALV